A single window of Rana temporaria chromosome 1, aRanTem1.1, whole genome shotgun sequence DNA harbors:
- the CCDC157 gene encoding coiled-coil domain-containing protein 157 isoform X1 translates to MSTNKVSEMSCMLGDRTCMESLRKDITDLQGTVIDVFSRVGAVRVPSWKFPDKMSCDLDLVQLLDRYDYVENDPEITQVSHMVLLELVIDRLLLLLQSFDIYTELINNEGRFTPTRSPGPSMSIGLTVRKYWSSVVKLGSVFQKPQSGKRVSIQDNIIVTKKSEASKDPSDLSESRLQTAPTRLQSHGISNTPREAKRETVKNTRNVGSQTLESALVPCDSCAIAQSSLKEVSDVIVSVCRSQNLPTSLTKIHEVLPPGGTLSPNEMRYWASEESKDLARIAKHLSELTQLIQPLRNQLEATKVENERLQQNMESLKNQLQKQEEEMQRQAKDNERKLEKKGQQGQELMDKLERDKQELRKGSAVLEERVSILIEELKMQHCTIRDLELSRQRLVSEMQNMVSKEEVSTLEKKMNNLKVQLDNTLQKLHESEEVVSKERARGENLQIQKESLQAKQKSLLQQLDRLSQECEDLRGSLDDADEQKAKLEEQIEQIEKEEENLKRQLKDQQEVVRILQQEKVTIEKSVSEVTKQLTELQGCLQEQKERERLLISYPDLHPLPEFESSGDITEDMEKQLQANSIRISILEEENTKLRASLQKLQEKSKQGPLQIIPQTRLWTLTPNREEMSPESQPAYNNSRSSSVKPPTPRLNSVTCTKDSESTSSFSHPERKGSRQAVNLTFPLENSPIAAYARVKQVKGRNRNRTPSSDRK, encoded by the exons GTATCAGAAATGTCTTGTATGTTGGGAGATCGTACATGTATGGAAAGCCTGCGGAAGGACATCACTGATCTTCAGGGTACCGTGATTGATGTTTTCTCAAGAGTGGGTGCTGTTCGGGTGCCCTCTTGGAAATTCCCAGATAAAATGTCCTGTGATCTGGACCTGGTACAGTTGTTGGATAGATATGACTATGTGGAGAATGATCCAGAGATCACACAGGTTTCACATATGGTGTTACTGGAACTTGTGATTGACAG GCTGCTTCTCCTTCTTCAGAGTTTTGACATTTACACAGAGTTAATAAACAATGAAGGTCGGTTCACCCCAACCCGTAGTCCTGGACCCTCTATGTCCATTGGGCTGACAGTTCGGAAATATTGGAGCAGCGTGGTGAAGCTAGGAAGTGTATTCCAAAAGCCACAAAGTGGAAAG AGAGTCTCAATACAAGACAATATTATTGTGACTAAAAAGAGTGAAGCATCGAAAGATCCTTCTGATTTATCTGAATCCAGGCTTCAGACAGCCCCCACACGTCTTCAGAGCCACGGCATTAGCAACACCCCAAGAGAAGCCAAACGTGAAACTGTAAAGAACACACGAAATGTAGGGTCACAGACATTAGAGTCTGCTCTCGTACCATGTGATTCATGTGCCATTGCCCAAAGTAGCTTGAAAGAGGTCAGCGATGTCATTGTTAGTGTATGTAGAAGTCAGAATTTGCCCACATCGCTCACAAAAATCCATGAAGTTTTACCACCTGGAGGTACCCTGTCTCCCAATGAAATGCGATACTGGGCCAGTGAAGAGAGCAAGGACCTGGCTCGCATAGCTAAACATCTGTCAGAGCTCACCCAACTGATACAACCTCTGAGAAATCAGCTTGAAGCTACTAAGGTTGAGAATGAGAGGCTTCAACAAAACATGGAAAGTTTAAAGAATCAACTTCAGAAACAGGAAGAGGAGATGCAAAGACAAGCAAAGGACAATGAAAGGAAGTTAGAAAAAAAGGGGCAACAGGGCCAAGAACTGATGGACAAGTTGGAGAGAGACAAGCAAGAACTCAGAAAAG GTTCAGCAGTCTTAGAAGAAAGAGTTTCGATCCTGATAGAGGAGCTAAAAATGCAACACTGCACCATCCGAGATCTAG AATTATCCAGGCAAAGACTGGTAAGCGAGATGCAAAATATGGTAAGCAAGGAAGAGGTCTCTACTctggaaaagaaaatgaataattTAAAAGTTCAACTAGACAACACACTTCAGAAACTACATGAATCAGAAGAGGTTGTATCTAAAGAACGGGCTCGTGGAGAGAACCTTCAGATCCAAAAAGAG TCCCTGCAGGCAAAGCAGAAATCCCTGTTGCAGCAGTTGGATCGGTTATCTCAAGAGTGTGAGGACCTAAGAGGCAGTTTGGACGACGCAGACGAGCAAAAAGCAAAACTGGAAGAGCAAATAGAACAAATAGAAAAAGAGGAGGAAAACCTGAAGAGACAACTGAAGGATCAACAG GAGGTGGTGAGAATACTTCAGCAGGAGAAGGTGACAATTGAGAAGTCTGTGTCAGAGGTGACCAAGCAGCTTACAGAACTACAAGGATGCTTGCAGGAGCAGAAGGAAAGGGAGAGACTGTTGATATCATACCCCGACTTACATCCTCTGCCTGAATTTGAAA GTTCTGGTGATATCACTGAGGATATGGAAAAACAGCTCCAAGCAAACAGCATTCGTATCAGCATTTTAGAGGAGGAGAACACCAAATTGAGAGCCAGTCTGCAAAAACTCCAAGAAAAGAGCAAACAAGGGCCacttcag ATAATTCCTCAGACTCGGCTGTGGACACTCACACCCAATAGAGAGGAAATGTCTCCAGAATCTCAACCTGCTTACAATAATAGCAGAAGCAGCTCAGTGAA GCCTCCCACTCCAAGACTTAATTCAGTCACCTGCACTAAGGATTCAGAGAGCACATCATCTTTCAGTCACCCAGAAAGAAAAGGTTCACGTCAAGCTGTAAATCTGACGTTTCCACTTGAGAACTCTCCAATTGCTGCTTATGCACGTGTCAAGCAAGTAAAGGGTAGAAATCGAAATCGAACCCCTAGCTCAGATCGCAAGTAG
- the CCDC157 gene encoding coiled-coil domain-containing protein 157 isoform X2, with the protein MSTNKVSEMSCMLGDRTCMESLRKDITDLQGTVIDVFSRVGAVRVPSWKFPDKMSCDLDLVQLLDRYDYVENDPEITQVSHMVLLELVIDRLLLLLQSFDIYTELINNEGRFTPTRSPGPSMSIGLTVRKYWSSVVKLGSVFQKPQSGKRVSIQDNIIVTKKSEASKDPSDLSESRLQTAPTRLQSHGISNTPREAKRETVKNTRNVGSQTLESALVPCDSCAIAQSSLKEVSDVIVSVCRSQNLPTSLTKIHEVLPPGGTLSPNEMRYWASEESKDLARIAKHLSELTQLIQPLRNQLEATKVENERLQQNMESLKNQLQKQEEEMQRQAKDNERKLEKKGQQGQELMDKLERDKQELRKGSAVLEERVSILIEELKMQHCTIRDLELSRQRLVSEMQNMVSKEEVSTLEKKMNNLKVQLDNTLQKLHESEEVVSKERARGENLQIQKETSPPFQRTPVPAGKAEIPVAAVGSVISRV; encoded by the exons GTATCAGAAATGTCTTGTATGTTGGGAGATCGTACATGTATGGAAAGCCTGCGGAAGGACATCACTGATCTTCAGGGTACCGTGATTGATGTTTTCTCAAGAGTGGGTGCTGTTCGGGTGCCCTCTTGGAAATTCCCAGATAAAATGTCCTGTGATCTGGACCTGGTACAGTTGTTGGATAGATATGACTATGTGGAGAATGATCCAGAGATCACACAGGTTTCACATATGGTGTTACTGGAACTTGTGATTGACAG GCTGCTTCTCCTTCTTCAGAGTTTTGACATTTACACAGAGTTAATAAACAATGAAGGTCGGTTCACCCCAACCCGTAGTCCTGGACCCTCTATGTCCATTGGGCTGACAGTTCGGAAATATTGGAGCAGCGTGGTGAAGCTAGGAAGTGTATTCCAAAAGCCACAAAGTGGAAAG AGAGTCTCAATACAAGACAATATTATTGTGACTAAAAAGAGTGAAGCATCGAAAGATCCTTCTGATTTATCTGAATCCAGGCTTCAGACAGCCCCCACACGTCTTCAGAGCCACGGCATTAGCAACACCCCAAGAGAAGCCAAACGTGAAACTGTAAAGAACACACGAAATGTAGGGTCACAGACATTAGAGTCTGCTCTCGTACCATGTGATTCATGTGCCATTGCCCAAAGTAGCTTGAAAGAGGTCAGCGATGTCATTGTTAGTGTATGTAGAAGTCAGAATTTGCCCACATCGCTCACAAAAATCCATGAAGTTTTACCACCTGGAGGTACCCTGTCTCCCAATGAAATGCGATACTGGGCCAGTGAAGAGAGCAAGGACCTGGCTCGCATAGCTAAACATCTGTCAGAGCTCACCCAACTGATACAACCTCTGAGAAATCAGCTTGAAGCTACTAAGGTTGAGAATGAGAGGCTTCAACAAAACATGGAAAGTTTAAAGAATCAACTTCAGAAACAGGAAGAGGAGATGCAAAGACAAGCAAAGGACAATGAAAGGAAGTTAGAAAAAAAGGGGCAACAGGGCCAAGAACTGATGGACAAGTTGGAGAGAGACAAGCAAGAACTCAGAAAAG GTTCAGCAGTCTTAGAAGAAAGAGTTTCGATCCTGATAGAGGAGCTAAAAATGCAACACTGCACCATCCGAGATCTAG AATTATCCAGGCAAAGACTGGTAAGCGAGATGCAAAATATGGTAAGCAAGGAAGAGGTCTCTACTctggaaaagaaaatgaataattTAAAAGTTCAACTAGACAACACACTTCAGAAACTACATGAATCAGAAGAGGTTGTATCTAAAGAACGGGCTCGTGGAGAGAACCTTCAGATCCAAAAAGAG ACTTCACCCCCTTTTCAACGAACCCCAGTCCCTGCAGGCAAAGCAGAAATCCCTGTTGCAGCAGTTGGATCGGTTATCTCAAGAGTGTGA